One stretch of Desulfovibrio sp. JC010 DNA includes these proteins:
- a CDS encoding amino acid ABC transporter substrate-binding protein, protein MALFRTSFICLLIVGMASIAQAGTLENVKKDGFLKAGTHIENPGFSALDSNGKRVGFDVDFIRAVAAAVDVPEIKYTPLTSKERLPALQSGEIDLLSRTTTHTMSRDVKLGLDFTVTTLYDGQGMMVRKELGITDAKELDGATVCLQTGSTTELNISDFFRKNNISFTPVVFDKQPDVRKAYDTGRCDVHTTDISGLAAQRSLMKNPADHVILSEVISKEPLGPVVRHGDNQWSDIVRWTIWLTMAAEEKGITQANVEEMYAKSKDPEVQRMLGKTGSLWTDLGLDKGAPVRIIKTVGNYGEIFDRNLGPKTPLRMERGLNKQWTEGGLIYAPPFR, encoded by the coding sequence ATGGCTCTTTTTCGTACTTCTTTCATTTGTCTGCTGATTGTGGGCATGGCGTCGATAGCTCAGGCCGGAACTCTGGAAAACGTTAAAAAAGACGGATTCCTTAAAGCTGGAACCCACATTGAAAACCCCGGTTTTTCCGCGTTGGACAGCAACGGTAAGCGGGTAGGTTTTGATGTTGATTTCATCCGCGCGGTTGCCGCTGCTGTTGATGTTCCTGAAATCAAATACACCCCGCTCACTTCCAAAGAGCGTCTGCCTGCTTTGCAGTCAGGTGAAATTGATCTGCTTTCCCGTACCACCACTCACACCATGAGCCGTGACGTAAAGCTCGGTCTCGATTTTACCGTGACCACCCTTTATGACGGTCAGGGCATGATGGTCCGCAAAGAGCTCGGTATCACCGATGCCAAGGAACTTGACGGTGCCACAGTCTGCCTGCAGACCGGGTCCACCACCGAACTGAACATTTCCGACTTTTTCCGCAAAAACAACATCAGCTTTACCCCGGTTGTTTTCGACAAGCAGCCTGATGTGCGTAAAGCCTACGATACCGGACGTTGTGACGTACACACCACCGATATTTCAGGTCTCGCCGCCCAGCGTTCCCTGATGAAAAATCCTGCGGATCACGTCATTCTTTCCGAAGTTATTTCCAAGGAGCCCCTCGGTCCGGTTGTGCGCCACGGCGACAACCAGTGGTCCGACATTGTCCGCTGGACCATCTGGCTGACCATGGCTGCTGAAGAAAAGGGCATCACTCAGGCTAACGTTGAAGAAATGTACGCCAAGAGCAAGGACCCTGAAGTGCAGCGCATGCTCGGTAAAACCGGTTCCCTGTGGACTGACCTCGGTCTCGACAAAGGTGCCCCTGTACGCATCATCAAGACCGTCGGTAACTACGGTGAAATCTTTGACCGCAACCTCGGTCCCAAGACTCCCCTGCGCATGGAGCGCGGGCTGAACAAGCAGTGGACCGAAGGCGGACTGATTTACGCGCCTCCTTTCCGTTAA
- a CDS encoding RHS repeat domain-containing protein, which produces MHSERIHYEYDDKLRLLQAGDTTYTYNAYGSLAEKKVKNRITKYEYLSNGQLHKVVLPDGRIIEYVCDKRGVRIAKKINGEVVEKYKWKDFKTLESITDGTGKNKITFTRDEESGQIVMTSEGKMFYLAVDQVGSVFMVADDQGNELKRIIYDSFGNILVDTNERFYLPLGFASGLTDKDTGLVHFSFREYDPEIGRFTAQDPLGYGGGDVDVYGYCLDDPINFHDPLGLEAGGIWGTMPHRHNVKMWYIWKAREGACKDCLAKNNNVFETPTMERPHPNCRCEQVECQTWDEFTKWEETKRLGNGPATMSQPVFPPGATTVGVTWRRKIRVEESRTVKHFRMMEGNIELLYSNFETRTITKTEVRGGTAHRANSNYGVENGDSWWATNPWTGQTIGGGYDS; this is translated from the coding sequence TTGCATTCTGAGCGCATCCACTACGAGTATGATGATAAGCTTCGTCTGCTGCAGGCTGGTGATACCACATACACATACAACGCTTATGGAAGTCTGGCTGAGAAGAAGGTTAAGAATAGGATTACGAAATACGAATACCTGTCCAACGGGCAGTTGCATAAGGTTGTACTGCCTGATGGCCGGATTATCGAATACGTTTGTGATAAACGTGGTGTGCGCATTGCTAAGAAAATTAACGGTGAGGTCGTCGAAAAATATAAGTGGAAAGATTTCAAGACCCTTGAGTCAATCACTGACGGAACGGGTAAGAATAAAATTACTTTTACCCGTGATGAAGAGTCCGGTCAGATAGTTATGACATCCGAAGGTAAGATGTTTTATCTGGCAGTTGATCAGGTCGGATCAGTTTTTATGGTTGCTGATGATCAGGGAAATGAGCTAAAGCGAATTATCTATGATTCGTTTGGAAATATATTAGTTGATACAAACGAGCGGTTTTATCTGCCGCTAGGTTTTGCATCCGGGCTTACTGATAAAGATACCGGGTTGGTTCATTTCAGTTTCCGCGAGTATGATCCTGAGATTGGACGTTTTACTGCCCAAGACCCGCTTGGGTATGGCGGTGGTGATGTGGATGTTTACGGGTATTGTCTGGATGACCCGATTAATTTTCATGATCCTTTGGGGTTGGAAGCTGGTGGGATTTGGGGGACCATGCCCCACAGGCATAATGTGAAGATGTGGTATATCTGGAAGGCTCGCGAAGGAGCTTGTAAAGATTGTTTAGCAAAAAATAATAATGTTTTTGAAACACCAACTATGGAGAGGCCACATCCCAATTGTAGGTGTGAGCAAGTTGAGTGTCAAACTTGGGACGAGTTCACCAAATGGGAAGAAACAAAAAGATTGGGCAATGGACCAGCGACAATGTCACAACCTGTTTTTCCTCCTGGAGCAACTACCGTTGGCGTGACGTGGAGAAGAAAAATTCGTGTTGAAGAGAGTAGGACAGTAAAACATTTCAGAATGATGGAAGGAAACATTGAACTTTTGTATTCAAATTTTGAAACAAGGACTATCACCAAGACGGAAGTAAGGGGTGGTACTGCGCATAGGGCAAATTCAAATTATGGGGTTGAAAATGGAGATTCGTGGTGGGCTACAAATCCGTGGACAGGACAGACGATAGGTGGGGGATATGATTCGTGA
- a CDS encoding glycerophosphodiester phosphodiesterase family protein encodes MSLKLINSSPLIWAHRGGRSLGPENTLAAVRKGKEAGADGWELDVQMTKDGEIILLHDLNLLRSTNAGVHPLFVGNPPLLPWRFTLAELKTLSADIFPRRFCPPKYKEQPWRELPESLPDDLRIPTLAEALSLSRELDMFVNVEIKDLSKAVPDSLAGDIVERVLGVIRAQKMDDQVVVSSFNHDYVRRSKEIAPHILTGALTEHNFSGDPVEAVRKVNADAWHPGYRCLTDEGIVKAVREAGLAVNPYTVNEVEDMQRLTDWGVTGLVTDYPQNA; translated from the coding sequence ATGTCATTAAAATTAATAAATAGTAGTCCCTTAATCTGGGCGCATCGCGGGGGGCGTTCCCTCGGACCTGAGAATACTCTTGCGGCTGTGCGTAAAGGCAAAGAGGCCGGGGCGGACGGCTGGGAACTGGATGTGCAGATGACCAAAGACGGAGAGATTATTCTTCTTCATGATTTGAATCTGCTGCGTTCCACCAATGCGGGGGTGCATCCGCTTTTTGTGGGTAATCCACCTCTTTTGCCGTGGAGATTTACTCTTGCCGAGCTGAAAACACTCAGTGCGGATATCTTCCCGCGCCGGTTTTGTCCGCCCAAATATAAGGAACAGCCGTGGCGGGAATTGCCGGAAAGCCTGCCGGATGATCTGCGTATCCCCACACTGGCTGAGGCCCTGAGTCTGAGCCGTGAGCTTGATATGTTCGTCAATGTTGAGATCAAGGATCTCAGTAAAGCGGTGCCTGATTCCCTTGCCGGGGATATTGTGGAGAGGGTGCTCGGGGTTATCCGGGCGCAGAAGATGGATGATCAGGTTGTGGTTTCATCATTCAACCACGACTACGTGCGCAGGAGCAAAGAAATTGCTCCGCATATTCTCACCGGGGCTTTGACCGAGCACAATTTTAGCGGTGATCCCGTTGAGGCTGTCCGCAAAGTCAATGCCGATGCATGGCATCCGGGCTATCGTTGTCTGACTGATGAAGGGATTGTCAAAGCCGTGCGTGAAGCCGGGTTGGCAGTAAATCCGTACACAGTTAATGAAGTGGAAGATATGCAGCGACTGACCGATTGGGGCGTGACCGGGCTGGTTACTGATTATCCCCAGAATGCATAG
- a CDS encoding amino acid ABC transporter permease has protein sequence MFQDIPDRQPPATEVGVIGWVCKNLLCPWYNAVLTIVSCWTIWSAVAPFWEWAVTNASISLDPEIAKQHSGAAWGFIRDMWPVFMTGVYPAEERWRPLIALCIVVLLVSLSVVGSFRRSRWLKVLWFVSPVVVFALVYGGGITGLPVVGTHYWGGLMLTIMLSIVAMLAAFPISVLLALGRTSDMPIAKPFCVAYIELIRGVPLITILFMASVVLPLFLPSGMELDKVLRALVGITMFFSAYLAENIRGGLQGISKGQYEAADALGMSYWKKTIVVILPQALRIVIPPMVNNFIGILKDTSLVGIVGLVDLLQIAFATTSNPKWFGRLEEAYVFIAFWYWILCYALSSYSQYLERKMPSASK, from the coding sequence ATGTTTCAAGATATTCCAGACAGACAGCCTCCGGCAACCGAGGTCGGCGTCATCGGCTGGGTATGCAAGAACCTGCTCTGCCCGTGGTATAACGCCGTATTGACCATAGTTTCCTGCTGGACCATCTGGTCGGCGGTAGCTCCATTCTGGGAGTGGGCGGTGACCAACGCTTCAATCTCCCTTGATCCTGAAATTGCCAAGCAGCATAGCGGAGCGGCATGGGGATTCATCCGCGACATGTGGCCTGTATTCATGACCGGGGTTTACCCTGCTGAAGAACGCTGGCGTCCGTTAATTGCCCTGTGCATTGTGGTGCTGCTGGTCAGTTTGAGTGTTGTCGGCTCATTCAGGCGCAGCCGTTGGCTTAAGGTTCTCTGGTTTGTATCGCCCGTGGTTGTATTCGCGCTGGTTTACGGCGGCGGAATCACCGGGCTGCCCGTGGTGGGAACCCACTACTGGGGCGGCCTGATGCTGACCATTATGCTTTCCATTGTCGCCATGCTGGCGGCATTTCCCATCAGTGTGCTGCTCGCTTTGGGCCGCACTTCGGATATGCCCATCGCCAAGCCTTTTTGCGTGGCCTACATTGAACTTATCCGCGGTGTCCCGCTGATTACCATCCTGTTCATGGCCTCGGTGGTCCTGCCTCTTTTCCTGCCTTCGGGCATGGAATTGGATAAAGTTTTGCGTGCCTTGGTGGGTATCACCATGTTTTTTTCCGCCTACCTTGCGGAGAACATCCGTGGCGGTCTGCAGGGCATCAGTAAAGGGCAGTACGAGGCGGCTGACGCGCTGGGTATGAGCTATTGGAAAAAGACCATTGTGGTTATCCTGCCGCAGGCTCTGCGCATTGTAATTCCGCCCATGGTCAACAATTTTATCGGGATTCTTAAAGATACTTCTCTCGTGGGCATCGTCGGTCTGGTGGATCTTTTGCAGATCGCATTCGCTACCACATCCAACCCCAAATGGTTCGGCAGGCTGGAGGAAGCCTACGTATTCATTGCCTTCTGGTACTGGATTCTCTGCTACGCCCTTTCCAGCTACAGCCAATATCTTGAACGCAAGATGCCTTCCGCAAGTAAATAG
- a CDS encoding amino acid ABC transporter ATP-binding protein — translation MTSTHTNTATHLGDSPVVIDIQGLNKWYGQFHVLKDINLQIRQQEKVVICGPSGSGKSTLIRTINRLEEHQEGVINVDGAPLTNDVKQIERVRREVGMVFQQFNLFPHMSILDNVISGPIHVRSMPRKQAVDLAHSYLERVGIAEQANKFPGQLSGGQQQRVAIARALAMQPKIMLFDEPTSALDPEMIKEVLDVMRELAEQGMTMICVTHEMGFAREVADTMVFMDKGQIVEYAPVKEFFTAPKEERSRAFLEQILNH, via the coding sequence ATGACTTCTACGCATACAAATACCGCTACCCATCTGGGCGACAGCCCGGTTGTGATCGATATACAGGGTTTGAACAAATGGTACGGGCAGTTTCACGTACTTAAGGACATCAACCTCCAGATCCGCCAGCAGGAGAAGGTGGTCATCTGCGGGCCGTCCGGATCTGGTAAATCGACCCTGATCAGGACCATTAACAGGCTGGAGGAACATCAGGAAGGTGTTATCAACGTTGACGGTGCTCCGCTGACCAATGATGTCAAGCAGATTGAACGCGTGCGCCGCGAGGTGGGCATGGTTTTCCAGCAGTTCAACCTGTTTCCGCACATGTCCATCCTTGATAACGTCATTTCCGGTCCCATCCACGTACGTAGTATGCCGCGCAAGCAGGCTGTGGACCTTGCCCATTCCTATCTTGAGCGGGTCGGCATTGCCGAGCAGGCCAACAAGTTTCCCGGTCAGCTTTCCGGCGGGCAGCAGCAGCGCGTAGCCATTGCCCGCGCCCTTGCCATGCAGCCCAAGATCATGCTTTTTGACGAGCCCACTTCAGCCCTCGACCCGGAGATGATCAAGGAAGTCCTTGATGTAATGCGCGAACTGGCCGAGCAGGGCATGACCATGATCTGCGTGACCCACGAGATGGGGTTTGCCCGCGAAGTGGCCGATACCATGGTTTTCATGGATAAGGGCCAGATCGTGGAATACGCCCCGGTGAAGGAATTTTTCACCGCACCCAAGGAAGAACGCAGCCGTGCCTTTCTTGAGCAGATTTTGAATCATTAG
- a CDS encoding class I SAM-dependent methyltransferase: MTDQKTNQTIAAYWDRMPSNQPVSRLRWWESERIIRHVNKIICGKELPGFNQGAIVLLNKMTGNKKFRKGLSIGCGAGTKELNLMKQGIVESFDLYDLSKERTSIAADSFRQNGFGDRVNIYNQEFRAEDSPLYDFIHWDNSLHHMFDCDKAICETYNLLEPGGVFFMNDFIGKSRFQWSDEELELINTFRNSFSDEYFHLADGRKVSRHVARPSKKVMIATDPSEAADSESIIPSLKKRLKNPTIIFTGGVIYHSGLNDILSNIDEHSQFLTTALHIDSLASQAGLNQYAVCIAIK; encoded by the coding sequence ATGACCGATCAAAAAACCAATCAAACAATTGCTGCATATTGGGACAGAATGCCCTCTAATCAACCCGTTTCGCGCCTCAGATGGTGGGAATCAGAAAGAATCATCCGTCACGTGAATAAAATTATATGCGGAAAAGAGCTCCCCGGTTTCAATCAGGGGGCAATTGTTTTATTGAACAAAATGACGGGTAATAAAAAATTCCGGAAGGGCCTGTCCATCGGATGCGGAGCGGGAACTAAAGAACTGAACCTGATGAAACAGGGAATTGTTGAATCTTTTGATTTATATGACCTCAGCAAAGAACGAACCAGTATAGCCGCCGACAGTTTTAGACAAAACGGTTTCGGCGATAGAGTGAATATATATAATCAGGAGTTCCGGGCTGAGGATTCACCGCTTTATGACTTCATACACTGGGACAATTCCCTTCACCATATGTTCGACTGTGATAAAGCCATTTGCGAGACATACAATCTGCTTGAACCCGGCGGCGTTTTTTTTATGAATGACTTTATCGGCAAATCGAGATTTCAATGGTCCGATGAAGAGCTTGAGCTTATCAATACTTTCAGAAACAGTTTTTCAGATGAGTATTTCCATCTGGCTGATGGCCGAAAAGTAAGCAGACATGTAGCCCGGCCAAGCAAAAAAGTAATGATTGCAACAGACCCTTCCGAAGCGGCTGACTCCGAATCCATCATCCCTTCATTAAAGAAAAGGCTCAAAAATCCTACAATTATATTCACCGGCGGAGTAATATACCACTCCGGGCTAAATGACATCCTCTCCAATATAGATGAACATTCCCAGTTTCTTACTACAGCCCTTCATATTGATTCACTTGCCAGTCAAGCGGGACTTAACCAGTACGCCGTTTGTATTGCCATCAAATAA
- a CDS encoding GntR family transcriptional regulator, whose amino-acid sequence MEKTRYYQIVQEQILKRLASGELKPGDKLPSERTLCTELSLNRNTIRHALLKLQRDGKIFRLERKGWYVNPIRMVYNPANHVNFAQLAASQGRKAKWTTEDNGIITIDEDMETYTSEGFAAGAEVYSMENTFFIDGQKVARTLNYLNADKLEGIVPKTAERAMTQVVEQDYGLQLKQRNLLIRPQLLPRDVTSQLGITHGSPGIYVRRIKTDGRETVLTVEHEYWRFDAIELRVDQV is encoded by the coding sequence ATGGAAAAAACCAGATACTACCAGATCGTGCAGGAGCAGATCCTGAAACGCCTTGCTTCGGGCGAACTTAAACCCGGCGACAAACTTCCCTCTGAACGCACCCTCTGCACCGAACTATCCCTGAACAGAAACACAATCCGCCACGCCCTGCTCAAGCTGCAAAGAGACGGAAAAATTTTCAGACTGGAAAGAAAAGGCTGGTATGTGAACCCCATCCGCATGGTCTACAATCCGGCAAACCACGTGAACTTCGCCCAACTTGCGGCATCACAGGGCCGCAAAGCGAAGTGGACAACTGAAGACAACGGTATCATCACCATTGATGAGGATATGGAAACATATACAAGTGAAGGATTCGCAGCAGGTGCGGAAGTTTATTCCATGGAAAACACATTTTTCATCGACGGACAGAAAGTAGCCCGAACCCTGAATTACCTGAATGCTGATAAGCTGGAAGGAATAGTACCCAAAACTGCCGAACGGGCTATGACGCAGGTGGTGGAACAGGATTACGGTTTACAGCTGAAACAGCGCAACCTGCTGATCAGGCCGCAGCTGTTGCCGCGCGATGTAACCTCCCAGCTTGGTATCACCCACGGTTCACCGGGCATTTACGTTCGGCGCATCAAAACCGACGGCAGAGAAACCGTACTTACGGTGGAGCATGAGTACTGGCGTTTTGATGCCATTGAGCTGCGCGTGGATCAGGTCTAG
- a CDS encoding amino acid ABC transporter permease, whose translation MSERLAPQNKVPFWRSPQGRAWMFQLCMLGGFLWLAVSMYRNTLVNLKTRGISSGFGFLGNEAGFRIGEVTGIPLPQGGLLWFLLSLVAGLAISQLISRHLKSKSERPMSSKWLSVCLLLCIGLPMLTLYIFRDSVEIVHYTESSSYFMALLTGLGNTLKVTVIGCVASTILGLLVALGRLSPNWLLSNICRWYVELNRNLPVLLQLFFWYFIVLQQLPNVRKSIDLGGWLILNKRGLYLPSLVPQQGAWLFCAAVVVGFAAVWIIHRRARRILDETGIPVKILFPSLAVLIGLPALAWLVGGQPFTLDFPVLKGFNFKGGTGLTPEFTALVVGLTVYVSAFNAEIIRSGIEAVSKGQREAARALAMNERQVMRIVILPQAMRIIVPPMTSEYLAIAKNSSLAVAIGYPEFVSVGGTILNQSGQAVEIVGVWMGVYLCISLLISFGMNIYNSKVALVER comes from the coding sequence ATGTCTGAACGTTTGGCACCGCAAAACAAGGTTCCTTTCTGGCGCAGCCCGCAGGGTAGGGCCTGGATGTTCCAGCTTTGTATGCTCGGTGGGTTTCTCTGGCTGGCGGTTTCCATGTATCGCAATACGCTGGTCAACCTGAAAACCCGCGGCATCAGTTCCGGTTTCGGTTTTCTGGGTAATGAAGCGGGGTTCCGCATCGGTGAGGTGACCGGGATTCCCCTGCCGCAGGGCGGGTTGCTCTGGTTTCTGCTCAGTCTTGTGGCCGGGCTTGCAATTTCTCAGCTGATTTCGCGTCATTTGAAGAGCAAGTCGGAGCGGCCCATGAGCAGCAAGTGGCTTTCAGTCTGTCTGCTGCTTTGCATCGGTCTGCCCATGCTGACCCTGTACATCTTCCGGGACAGTGTTGAGATCGTCCACTACACGGAATCATCCAGCTATTTCATGGCCCTGTTAACCGGCTTGGGCAACACCCTGAAGGTCACGGTCATCGGCTGTGTGGCCTCGACCATTCTCGGTCTGCTGGTGGCGCTCGGACGTCTTTCTCCCAACTGGCTGCTTTCCAATATCTGCCGCTGGTATGTGGAGCTTAACCGCAACCTGCCCGTGCTGCTGCAACTCTTTTTCTGGTATTTCATTGTCCTGCAGCAGTTGCCCAATGTACGCAAGTCCATTGACCTCGGCGGTTGGCTGATTCTTAACAAGCGCGGGCTTTACCTGCCGTCACTGGTTCCGCAGCAGGGCGCGTGGCTGTTCTGTGCTGCGGTTGTGGTCGGGTTTGCGGCTGTCTGGATTATCCACAGGCGGGCACGGCGCATTCTTGATGAGACAGGTATTCCCGTAAAAATTTTATTTCCTTCCCTTGCGGTGCTCATCGGTCTGCCTGCGCTGGCGTGGCTGGTGGGCGGACAGCCTTTCACTCTTGATTTTCCCGTACTCAAGGGCTTCAATTTCAAGGGCGGTACCGGGTTGACCCCGGAATTCACCGCGCTGGTGGTCGGGCTGACTGTTTACGTATCGGCATTCAACGCCGAGATTATCCGTTCCGGCATTGAGGCCGTTTCCAAGGGACAGCGCGAGGCGGCCCGTGCTCTGGCAATGAATGAGCGTCAGGTTATGCGTATCGTTATCCTGCCGCAGGCCATGCGCATTATTGTCCCGCCCATGACCAGTGAATATCTGGCTATTGCCAAAAACAGTTCGCTGGCCGTGGCCATCGGCTATCCTGAGTTTGTAAGTGTCGGGGGGACCATCCTCAACCAGTCCGGTCAGGCGGTGGAGATTGTTGGTGTCTGGATGGGTGTTTACCTGTGCATTTCCCTGCTCATTTCCTTTGGGATGAATATTTACAACAGCAAAGTCGCGCTGGTGGAGAGGTAA
- a CDS encoding RHS repeat-associated core domain-containing protein: MSQLKDISADFSVSTMSRYGMTVNPHLSNRKKKADLSPLIQVGTIYIVANGEGNEVKRIIRDSFGNVIVDTNKQMDIPLGFAAGLHDKDTGLVHFGYREYDPTIGRFIQPDPLGLAGGDVDVYGYCADDPVNFIDRVGLFDVSGSGHAGEHGKSDTLGGGSGGALDGLLGQGKGVLSGMLGGEGSGAGGASNGARNGGQNARNNANYEQGSKQATTDLNQSGARKGQAVADATAELADKQAKYGAKEQAKRDRAAAADKRNSQRRAAIEATNGWSSPFTDTVDPNGQAKPNTTQDDPAKTSAQHAREMEKTYKEVAKKQRADEKARKDNIARAGSELREARLRGDVRANKGKKNKNGLSLMELGTSGLKGAAKGAPIGATWGSTFGPAGTLAGFWTGAIVGAPVNMLYDVGGIAISDIFGPDKDSQGRLRDAMEKSNTKSKRR; the protein is encoded by the coding sequence ATGTCTCAATTGAAAGATATATCTGCCGATTTTTCAGTATCAACTATGTCCAGATATGGGATGACCGTCAATCCTCATTTAAGCAATCGAAAAAAGAAGGCGGACCTGAGTCCTCTGATTCAGGTCGGTACCATTTATATAGTTGCTAATGGTGAAGGAAATGAGGTAAAGCGAATTATCCGAGATTCGTTCGGAAATGTAATTGTCGATACCAATAAGCAGATGGACATCCCGCTCGGATTCGCAGCCGGGCTGCATGACAAGGACACCGGATTGGTTCATTTCGGATATCGCGAATACGACCCAACCATCGGCAGGTTCATCCAGCCCGATCCGCTGGGGCTTGCTGGCGGGGACGTGGATGTATACGGGTATTGTGCTGATGATCCGGTTAATTTTATTGATCGGGTCGGGTTGTTTGACGTTTCGGGATCAGGACATGCGGGAGAACACGGTAAGTCGGATACTTTAGGTGGAGGTTCTGGAGGAGCTCTCGATGGTCTTCTTGGACAAGGCAAAGGAGTTCTTTCAGGCATGCTGGGCGGAGAAGGCTCCGGTGCTGGCGGGGCCAGTAATGGTGCGAGAAATGGTGGGCAAAATGCGCGGAATAATGCGAATTATGAGCAAGGGAGCAAGCAGGCTACAACGGACCTGAACCAATCTGGAGCGCGGAAAGGTCAGGCAGTGGCGGACGCAACTGCAGAATTGGCGGATAAGCAGGCTAAGTATGGTGCAAAAGAGCAGGCTAAGAGGGATCGTGCGGCTGCGGCGGATAAGAGGAATAGTCAGCGGCGTGCGGCTATAGAAGCAACTAATGGTTGGTCCAGTCCATTTACTGATACTGTTGATCCTAATGGGCAAGCTAAGCCGAATACAACTCAAGATGATCCGGCTAAAACTAGCGCACAACATGCTCGGGAAATGGAGAAAACCTATAAAGAGGTGGCTAAAAAGCAACGTGCTGATGAAAAGGCGAGGAAGGATAATATAGCTCGTGCTGGTTCAGAACTTCGGGAAGCTCGGCTACGTGGGGATGTTCGTGCCAATAAAGGTAAGAAGAATAAAAATGGTTTAAGTCTTATGGAACTCGGCACTTCCGGTTTGAAAGGAGCAGCAAAAGGAGCACCGATCGGAGCAACTTGGGGGTCAACATTTGGTCCGGCAGGAACATTGGCTGGTTTTTGGACTGGAGCTATTGTAGGTGCTCCTGTCAACATGCTCTATGACGTAGGGGGGATCGCTATCTCTGACATTTTTGGTCCAGACAAAGATTCTCAAGGGCGGTTACGTGATGCAATGGAAAAATCTAATACTAAAAGTAAAAGAAGGTAG
- a CDS encoding dicarboxylate/amino acid:cation symporter, with translation MFSWYFKSNLLIRIIIGLVLGAIAGIIMGPEAKIFSPLGDILVRSLKMIVMPVIVSTIIVGAGSVKPSQLGKVGAKCMAFYMITTGFAVAIGLFFGNILQPGNGLQLAAEGATLKVAAPKATSFLDILINIIPKNPFAAITTGDVLSTIFFCIITGIAISILRHSEDGRIKNAGDSLFYLFEGLAEVMYLIINWVLQYVPIGVFALIAVVFGAQGSKAAGPLGVVVIATYLAFACHIFLVYGGGLLLFRVNPMTFFKKVKTASIAAFVTRSSSGVLPISMEVADKELGVDKSIYSFSLPLGATINMDGTAIYQGVCALFIGYAIGEPLTASQQITVIGTTVLASLGTAGIPGAGAIMLMIVLNSVGLEITAGSPTALAYAMIFGIDALLDMGRTCTNVTGDLAVTCAVANSENEINQECWETREATQQ, from the coding sequence ATGTTTTCTTGGTACTTTAAAAGCAACCTGTTGATTCGAATCATTATCGGTCTTGTACTGGGCGCAATTGCCGGTATTATTATGGGACCAGAGGCCAAAATATTCTCACCGCTGGGAGATATATTGGTCCGCTCCCTGAAAATGATCGTAATGCCTGTAATCGTCTCCACCATTATTGTGGGTGCAGGCAGCGTTAAACCCAGTCAGCTCGGCAAGGTCGGCGCAAAATGCATGGCCTTTTACATGATCACCACCGGGTTCGCGGTTGCCATCGGCCTCTTTTTCGGAAACATCCTCCAGCCCGGCAACGGTCTTCAACTGGCAGCAGAAGGTGCCACCCTCAAAGTAGCAGCCCCAAAGGCAACATCCTTTCTCGATATCCTGATCAACATCATTCCCAAGAACCCCTTTGCGGCAATCACCACCGGGGATGTGCTTTCCACTATCTTCTTCTGCATCATCACCGGGATTGCCATCTCCATCCTGCGCCACAGTGAAGACGGACGCATCAAGAATGCCGGGGACTCCCTGTTCTATCTCTTCGAAGGTCTTGCTGAAGTAATGTACCTGATCATCAACTGGGTGCTGCAGTATGTACCCATCGGGGTCTTCGCGCTCATCGCCGTTGTTTTCGGTGCTCAGGGTTCCAAGGCTGCCGGACCGCTGGGTGTGGTTGTTATCGCCACCTACCTTGCATTCGCCTGCCACATCTTCCTCGTATACGGCGGCGGTCTACTGCTCTTCAGGGTAAACCCCATGACCTTCTTCAAAAAGGTCAAGACCGCATCCATTGCCGCATTCGTTACCCGCTCCAGCAGCGGCGTACTGCCCATCAGCATGGAAGTTGCTGACAAAGAACTGGGCGTGGACAAGAGCATCTACTCCTTCTCACTGCCGCTGGGCGCAACCATCAACATGGACGGCACCGCAATCTATCAGGGTGTCTGTGCCCTGTTCATCGGCTACGCCATCGGTGAACCCCTCACCGCCAGCCAGCAGATCACCGTCATCGGGACCACTGTACTGGCCTCCCTCGGCACCGCAGGCATCCCCGGCGCAGGCGCAATCATGCTCATGATCGTGCTCAACTCCGTGGGTCTGGAAATCACAGCCGGATCCCCCACCGCGCTGGCCTATGCCATGATCTTCGGTATCGATGCCCTGCTCGACATGGGCCGCACCTGCACCAACGTTACCGGAGACCTCGCCGTAACCTGCGCAGTAGCCAACAGCGAAAATGAAATCAATCAGGAATGCTGGGAAACCCGCGAGGCGACACAGCAGTAA